A genomic region of Anas acuta chromosome 1, bAnaAcu1.1, whole genome shotgun sequence contains the following coding sequences:
- the LOC137845653 gene encoding uncharacterized protein isoform X1, which yields MPIPHARCWHSANKEHFGSVLPGWPLRHFPVCAWNTDSLCMSSVKRNCIHPSSEASSFLRGARVLARREADGYYYLGHVAQEVKGSRERFVIEFDRSCALKGKVELRLQETPLYDILHYEDARRQPLAPGDRVLAPWEAKAERFGPGTVLKVMENKEAHSAQNRQGVLVSFWNGQTKEVPPDRALRIPLPLSERIILELQMPLAARQMVVESSWDYPYVVTPGYRPSGCRRQGHSALECWPRGPCSAQPCATCSCRCTSLPRCCLAACERPQTPEHKVQREGGFVPEASFAKEELSKKIEEQLSEVRISSSESVSREEEKKEEKRLKAENAPKDAVSCLEEDKEVLDPKKSPQREPAHVTMVDAAVSTDSWLLEAVRKEEAGSRQQDAETDTHFKHKHGLFEPREAEALIQPSQRSHSLGSSALGPFRRQSFFDRVNQSLERDRLAIESALRVQRPHSTSSARARRSTNLLHLLKDKSITKSVLNRASQERWKEMDLNRAKIEHKRGQQEERQQKRQQQQEEEALRRQLRRNNQRQRLHQRMLQGLEKQLEHEERHLQRTALLQAAWSERSRKESFLSEEENRKASERLQSLQTRRLQREKLLAERNERSFEQEKERLVRAISAKFYLYYYHVSNCGAIWSICHFVSNTITSPGDTSMELLNVNFFFNMHTDQRWELNVSISVIEVVLLHARNAFSQVII from the exons ATGCCCATCCCACACGCGCGGTGCTGGCACTCGGCTAATAAAGAGCATTTtggctctgtgctgccaggATGGCCCCTGAGACA CTTTCCTGTTTGTGCCTGGAACACAGATTCCCTTTGCATGTCCTCAGTAAAAAGGAATTGCATTCATCCATCCTCAGAGGCTTCCAGTTTCCTGAGGGGGGCTCGTGTGCTGGCAAGGAGAGAGGCTGATGGCTACTATTACCTGGGCCACGTTGCACAAGAGGTGAAG GGCTCAAGGGAACGCTTTGTGATCGAGTTTGACAGAAGTTGTGCTCTGAAAGGCAAGGTGGAGCTTCGCCTGCAGGAAACGCCTCTCTACGACATCCTCCACTACGAGGATGCCAGGCGACAGCCACTTGCTCCAGGAGACAGGGTCCTGGCACCATGGGAGGCTAAAGCTGAGCGGTTTGGCCCAGGCACTGTGCTAAAGGTTATGGAGAACAAGGAGGCACACTCAG CACAAAATCGGCAGGGAGTGCTTGTCAGTTTCTGGAACGGGCAGACCAAAGAGGTGCCTCCTGACCGAGCCCTGCgcatccccctgcccctcagcGAGCGCATCATCCTGGAACTGCAGATGCCTCTGGCGGCCAGGCAGATGGTGGTGGAGTCCAGCTGGGATTACCCCTACGTCGTGACGCCGGGTTACAGACCTTCAGGGTGTCGCAGACAGGGTCACTCAGCTCTGGAGTGCTGGCCGAGGGGCCCGTGTTCAGCTCAGCCCTGTGCTACGTGCAGCTGTAGGTGCACCTCGCTTCCccgctgctgcctggcagcctgCGAACGCCCTCAGACCCCAGAGCACAAAGTGCAGCGAGAAGGTGGCTTCGTGCCAGAAGCAAGCTTTGCTAAAGAAGAGCTCAGCAAGAAAATAGAAGAGCAGCTGTCCGAAGTGAGGATTTCCTCTTCGGAAAGTGTTtccagagaggaagagaaaaaggaagagaagagattGAAGGCAGAAAATGCTCCAAAAGATGCTGTGTCTTGTTTGGAAGAGGACAAGGAGGTTTTAGATCCTAAGAAG AGTCCCCAGAGGGAGCCGGCTCACGTTACTATGGTTGATGCTGCTGTCAGCACGGACAGCTGGCTATTGGAGGCAGTCCGCAAGGAAGAAGCAGGCAGCAGACAGCAGGATGCTGAAACTGACActcattttaaacacaaacacG GCCTTTTTGAGCCCAGAGAGGCAGAAGCTCTAATCCAGCCTTCCCAAAGGAGCCATTCCCTGGGAAGCAGTGCTTTGGGTCCTTTCAGGCGACAGAGCTTCTTTGACCGAGTGAATCAATCACTGGAGAGAGACAGGCTGGCCATTGAGTCAGCTCTGCGTGTACAGAGGCCACACAGCACCTCCAGTGCGCGGGCTAGGAGATCCACAAACCTCCTGCATCTTCTAAAAGACAAAAGCATTACA aaatcaGTCCTTAACCGGGCATCTCAGGAGAGATGGAAAGAGATGGACCTCAACAGAGCCAAGATTGAGCACAAAAGGGGGCAACAGGAAGAAAGGCAGCAGAAGAGGCAacagcagcaagaggaagaagCTCTCCGACGCCAGCTACGCCGGAACAACCAGAG gCAGCGATTGCATCAGAGAATGTTGCAAGGGTTGGAGAAACAGCTGGAGCACGAAGAAAGACATTTGCAGCGCACCGCGTTGCTTCAAGCAGCGTGGTCAGAGAGGAGCAGGAAGGAATCCTTCTTGTCAGAGGAGGAGAACAGAAAGGCAAGTGAGAGGCTGCAGTCCTTACAGACACGGCGAttgcagagagagaaattgCTTGCAGAACGCAATGAGAGGAGCTTtgaacaggagaaagaaaggctGGTAAGGGCAATTTCAGCAAAGTTTTACCTGTACTACTACCATGTTTCCAACTGTGGCGCCATCTGGAGTATTTGTCATTTTGTATCCAATACAATTACATCACCTGGAGATACATCAATGGAACTTTTGAATGttaactttttctttaacatGCATACAGATCAAAGATGGGAATTGAACGTTTCTATATCTGTCATAGAAGTAGTCCTTCTGCATGCAAGGAATGCATTTTCACAGGTTATTATATAG
- the NDUFB2 gene encoding NADH dehydrogenase [ubiquinone] 1 beta subcomplex subunit 2, mitochondrial, whose translation MLASLGRCAGRLLRAGGTANGLGTGLGRRHAGGGVHIEPRYRQFPELTRAQAVRSELLSGLMWFWILWHMWHSSDMVLGHFPYPDPAAWTDEELGIPPDDAE comes from the exons ATGTTGGCGTCGCTGGGGCGCTGCGCggggcggctgctgcgggcCGGGGGCACCGCGAACGGGCTCGGCACCGGGCTCGGGCGGCGGCA TGCGGGCGGCGGGGTGCACATCGAGCCGCGGTACCGGCAGTTCCCGGAGCTGACGCGGGCGCAGGCGGTGCGCAGCGAGCTGCTGAGCGGGCTGATGTGGTTCTGGATCCTGTGGCACATGTGGCACAGCTCCGACATGGTGCTG GGCCACTTCCCCTACCCCGACCCCGCGGCCTGGACGGACGAGGAGCTCGGCATCCCCCCGGACGACGCGGAGTAG
- the LOC137845653 gene encoding uncharacterized protein isoform X2: protein MPIPHARCWHSANKEHFGSVLPGWPLRHFPVCAWNTDSLCMSSVKRNCIHPSSEASSFLRGARVLARREADGYYYLGHVAQEGSRERFVIEFDRSCALKGKVELRLQETPLYDILHYEDARRQPLAPGDRVLAPWEAKAERFGPGTVLKVMENKEAHSAQNRQGVLVSFWNGQTKEVPPDRALRIPLPLSERIILELQMPLAARQMVVESSWDYPYVVTPGYRPSGCRRQGHSALECWPRGPCSAQPCATCSCRCTSLPRCCLAACERPQTPEHKVQREGGFVPEASFAKEELSKKIEEQLSEVRISSSESVSREEEKKEEKRLKAENAPKDAVSCLEEDKEVLDPKKSPQREPAHVTMVDAAVSTDSWLLEAVRKEEAGSRQQDAETDTHFKHKHGLFEPREAEALIQPSQRSHSLGSSALGPFRRQSFFDRVNQSLERDRLAIESALRVQRPHSTSSARARRSTNLLHLLKDKSITKSVLNRASQERWKEMDLNRAKIEHKRGQQEERQQKRQQQQEEEALRRQLRRNNQRQRLHQRMLQGLEKQLEHEERHLQRTALLQAAWSERSRKESFLSEEENRKASERLQSLQTRRLQREKLLAERNERSFEQEKERLVRAISAKFYLYYYHVSNCGAIWSICHFVSNTITSPGDTSMELLNVNFFFNMHTDQRWELNVSISVIEVVLLHARNAFSQVII from the exons ATGCCCATCCCACACGCGCGGTGCTGGCACTCGGCTAATAAAGAGCATTTtggctctgtgctgccaggATGGCCCCTGAGACA CTTTCCTGTTTGTGCCTGGAACACAGATTCCCTTTGCATGTCCTCAGTAAAAAGGAATTGCATTCATCCATCCTCAGAGGCTTCCAGTTTCCTGAGGGGGGCTCGTGTGCTGGCAAGGAGAGAGGCTGATGGCTACTATTACCTGGGCCACGTTGCACAAGAG GGCTCAAGGGAACGCTTTGTGATCGAGTTTGACAGAAGTTGTGCTCTGAAAGGCAAGGTGGAGCTTCGCCTGCAGGAAACGCCTCTCTACGACATCCTCCACTACGAGGATGCCAGGCGACAGCCACTTGCTCCAGGAGACAGGGTCCTGGCACCATGGGAGGCTAAAGCTGAGCGGTTTGGCCCAGGCACTGTGCTAAAGGTTATGGAGAACAAGGAGGCACACTCAG CACAAAATCGGCAGGGAGTGCTTGTCAGTTTCTGGAACGGGCAGACCAAAGAGGTGCCTCCTGACCGAGCCCTGCgcatccccctgcccctcagcGAGCGCATCATCCTGGAACTGCAGATGCCTCTGGCGGCCAGGCAGATGGTGGTGGAGTCCAGCTGGGATTACCCCTACGTCGTGACGCCGGGTTACAGACCTTCAGGGTGTCGCAGACAGGGTCACTCAGCTCTGGAGTGCTGGCCGAGGGGCCCGTGTTCAGCTCAGCCCTGTGCTACGTGCAGCTGTAGGTGCACCTCGCTTCCccgctgctgcctggcagcctgCGAACGCCCTCAGACCCCAGAGCACAAAGTGCAGCGAGAAGGTGGCTTCGTGCCAGAAGCAAGCTTTGCTAAAGAAGAGCTCAGCAAGAAAATAGAAGAGCAGCTGTCCGAAGTGAGGATTTCCTCTTCGGAAAGTGTTtccagagaggaagagaaaaaggaagagaagagattGAAGGCAGAAAATGCTCCAAAAGATGCTGTGTCTTGTTTGGAAGAGGACAAGGAGGTTTTAGATCCTAAGAAG AGTCCCCAGAGGGAGCCGGCTCACGTTACTATGGTTGATGCTGCTGTCAGCACGGACAGCTGGCTATTGGAGGCAGTCCGCAAGGAAGAAGCAGGCAGCAGACAGCAGGATGCTGAAACTGACActcattttaaacacaaacacG GCCTTTTTGAGCCCAGAGAGGCAGAAGCTCTAATCCAGCCTTCCCAAAGGAGCCATTCCCTGGGAAGCAGTGCTTTGGGTCCTTTCAGGCGACAGAGCTTCTTTGACCGAGTGAATCAATCACTGGAGAGAGACAGGCTGGCCATTGAGTCAGCTCTGCGTGTACAGAGGCCACACAGCACCTCCAGTGCGCGGGCTAGGAGATCCACAAACCTCCTGCATCTTCTAAAAGACAAAAGCATTACA aaatcaGTCCTTAACCGGGCATCTCAGGAGAGATGGAAAGAGATGGACCTCAACAGAGCCAAGATTGAGCACAAAAGGGGGCAACAGGAAGAAAGGCAGCAGAAGAGGCAacagcagcaagaggaagaagCTCTCCGACGCCAGCTACGCCGGAACAACCAGAG gCAGCGATTGCATCAGAGAATGTTGCAAGGGTTGGAGAAACAGCTGGAGCACGAAGAAAGACATTTGCAGCGCACCGCGTTGCTTCAAGCAGCGTGGTCAGAGAGGAGCAGGAAGGAATCCTTCTTGTCAGAGGAGGAGAACAGAAAGGCAAGTGAGAGGCTGCAGTCCTTACAGACACGGCGAttgcagagagagaaattgCTTGCAGAACGCAATGAGAGGAGCTTtgaacaggagaaagaaaggctGGTAAGGGCAATTTCAGCAAAGTTTTACCTGTACTACTACCATGTTTCCAACTGTGGCGCCATCTGGAGTATTTGTCATTTTGTATCCAATACAATTACATCACCTGGAGATACATCAATGGAACTTTTGAATGttaactttttctttaacatGCATACAGATCAAAGATGGGAATTGAACGTTTCTATATCTGTCATAGAAGTAGTCCTTCTGCATGCAAGGAATGCATTTTCACAGGTTATTATATAG
- the LOC137845653 gene encoding trichohyalin-like isoform X3 encodes MPIPHARCWHSANKEHFGSVLPGWPLRHFPVCAWNTDSLCMSSVKRNCIHPSSEASSFLRGARVLARREADGYYYLGHVAQEVKGSRERFVIEFDRSCALKGKVELRLQETPLYDILHYEDARRQPLAPGDRVLAPWEAKAERFGPGTVLKVMENKEAHSAQNRQGVLVSFWNGQTKEVPPDRALRIPLPLSERIILELQMPLAARQMVVESSWDYPYVVTPGYRPSGCRRQGHSALECWPRGPCSAQPCATCSCRCTSLPRCCLAACERPQTPEHKVQREGGFVPEASFAKEELSKKIEEQLSEVRISSSESVSREEEKKEEKRLKAENAPKDAVSCLEEDKEVLDPKKSPQREPAHVTMVDAAVSTDSWLLEAVRKEEAGSRQQDAETDTHFKHKHGLFEPREAEALIQPSQRSHSLGSSALGPFRRQSFFDRVNQSLERDRLAIESALRVQRPHSTSSARARRSTNLLHLLKDKSITKSVLNRASQERWKEMDLNRAKIEHKRGQQEERQQKRQQQQEEEALRRQLRRNNQRQRLHQRMLQGLEKQLEHEERHLQRTALLQAAWSERSRKESFLSEEENRKASERLQSLQTRRLQREKLLAERNERSFEQEKERLDFLKSRMQSQQQMQKQDSQEQDRQQKQHQAAKRKVFQNRHHSQEKAQKEDQKHCDLQQYLREQNLLMLRASLLA; translated from the exons ATGCCCATCCCACACGCGCGGTGCTGGCACTCGGCTAATAAAGAGCATTTtggctctgtgctgccaggATGGCCCCTGAGACA CTTTCCTGTTTGTGCCTGGAACACAGATTCCCTTTGCATGTCCTCAGTAAAAAGGAATTGCATTCATCCATCCTCAGAGGCTTCCAGTTTCCTGAGGGGGGCTCGTGTGCTGGCAAGGAGAGAGGCTGATGGCTACTATTACCTGGGCCACGTTGCACAAGAGGTGAAG GGCTCAAGGGAACGCTTTGTGATCGAGTTTGACAGAAGTTGTGCTCTGAAAGGCAAGGTGGAGCTTCGCCTGCAGGAAACGCCTCTCTACGACATCCTCCACTACGAGGATGCCAGGCGACAGCCACTTGCTCCAGGAGACAGGGTCCTGGCACCATGGGAGGCTAAAGCTGAGCGGTTTGGCCCAGGCACTGTGCTAAAGGTTATGGAGAACAAGGAGGCACACTCAG CACAAAATCGGCAGGGAGTGCTTGTCAGTTTCTGGAACGGGCAGACCAAAGAGGTGCCTCCTGACCGAGCCCTGCgcatccccctgcccctcagcGAGCGCATCATCCTGGAACTGCAGATGCCTCTGGCGGCCAGGCAGATGGTGGTGGAGTCCAGCTGGGATTACCCCTACGTCGTGACGCCGGGTTACAGACCTTCAGGGTGTCGCAGACAGGGTCACTCAGCTCTGGAGTGCTGGCCGAGGGGCCCGTGTTCAGCTCAGCCCTGTGCTACGTGCAGCTGTAGGTGCACCTCGCTTCCccgctgctgcctggcagcctgCGAACGCCCTCAGACCCCAGAGCACAAAGTGCAGCGAGAAGGTGGCTTCGTGCCAGAAGCAAGCTTTGCTAAAGAAGAGCTCAGCAAGAAAATAGAAGAGCAGCTGTCCGAAGTGAGGATTTCCTCTTCGGAAAGTGTTtccagagaggaagagaaaaaggaagagaagagattGAAGGCAGAAAATGCTCCAAAAGATGCTGTGTCTTGTTTGGAAGAGGACAAGGAGGTTTTAGATCCTAAGAAG AGTCCCCAGAGGGAGCCGGCTCACGTTACTATGGTTGATGCTGCTGTCAGCACGGACAGCTGGCTATTGGAGGCAGTCCGCAAGGAAGAAGCAGGCAGCAGACAGCAGGATGCTGAAACTGACActcattttaaacacaaacacG GCCTTTTTGAGCCCAGAGAGGCAGAAGCTCTAATCCAGCCTTCCCAAAGGAGCCATTCCCTGGGAAGCAGTGCTTTGGGTCCTTTCAGGCGACAGAGCTTCTTTGACCGAGTGAATCAATCACTGGAGAGAGACAGGCTGGCCATTGAGTCAGCTCTGCGTGTACAGAGGCCACACAGCACCTCCAGTGCGCGGGCTAGGAGATCCACAAACCTCCTGCATCTTCTAAAAGACAAAAGCATTACA aaatcaGTCCTTAACCGGGCATCTCAGGAGAGATGGAAAGAGATGGACCTCAACAGAGCCAAGATTGAGCACAAAAGGGGGCAACAGGAAGAAAGGCAGCAGAAGAGGCAacagcagcaagaggaagaagCTCTCCGACGCCAGCTACGCCGGAACAACCAGAG gCAGCGATTGCATCAGAGAATGTTGCAAGGGTTGGAGAAACAGCTGGAGCACGAAGAAAGACATTTGCAGCGCACCGCGTTGCTTCAAGCAGCGTGGTCAGAGAGGAGCAGGAAGGAATCCTTCTTGTCAGAGGAGGAGAACAGAAAGGCAAGTGAGAGGCTGCAGTCCTTACAGACACGGCGAttgcagagagagaaattgCTTGCAGAACGCAATGAGAGGAGCTTtgaacaggagaaagaaaggctG GATTTTCTGAAGAGCAGAATGCAGTCACAGCAGCAAATGCAGAAGCAAGACTCACAGGAGCAAGACAGGCAACAaaagcagcaccaggctgccaaAAGGAAAGTGTTCCAGAACAGACACCATTCACAGGAGAAGGCGCAAAAAGAAGACCAAAAGCACTGTGACCTTCAGCAGTACCTCAGGGAACAGAATCTTTTGATGCTCCGGGCATCACTGCTTGCATAA
- the LOC137845653 gene encoding trichohyalin-like isoform X4, with translation MPIPHARCWHSANKEHFGSVLPGWPLRHFPVCAWNTDSLCMSSVKRNCIHPSSEASSFLRGARVLARREADGYYYLGHVAQEVKGSRERFVIEFDRSCALKGKVELRLQETPLYDILHYEDARRQPLAPGDRVLAPWEAKAERFGPGTVLKVMENKEAHSAQNRQGVLVSFWNGQTKEVPPDRALRIPLPLSERIILELQMPLAARQMVVESSWDYPYVVTPGYRPSGCRRQGHSALECWPRGPCSAQPCATCSCRCTSLPRCCLAACERPQTPEHKVQREGGFVPEASFAKEELSKKIEEQLSEVRISSSESVSREEEKKEEKRLKAENAPKDAVSCLEEDKEVLDPKKSPQREPAHVTMVDAAVSTDSWLLEAVRKEEAGSRQQDAETDTHFKHKHGLFEPREAEALIQPSQRSHSLGSSALGPFRRQSFFDRVNQSLERDRLAIESALRVQRPHSTSSARARRSTNLLHLLKDKSITKSVLNRASQERWKEMDLNRAKIEHKRGQQEERQQKRQQQQEEEALRRQLRRNNQRQRLHQRMLQGLEKQLEHEERHLQRTALLQAAWSERSRKESFLSEEENRKDFLKSRMQSQQQMQKQDSQEQDRQQKQHQAAKRKVFQNRHHSQEKAQKEDQKHCDLQQYLREQNLLMLRASLLA, from the exons ATGCCCATCCCACACGCGCGGTGCTGGCACTCGGCTAATAAAGAGCATTTtggctctgtgctgccaggATGGCCCCTGAGACA CTTTCCTGTTTGTGCCTGGAACACAGATTCCCTTTGCATGTCCTCAGTAAAAAGGAATTGCATTCATCCATCCTCAGAGGCTTCCAGTTTCCTGAGGGGGGCTCGTGTGCTGGCAAGGAGAGAGGCTGATGGCTACTATTACCTGGGCCACGTTGCACAAGAGGTGAAG GGCTCAAGGGAACGCTTTGTGATCGAGTTTGACAGAAGTTGTGCTCTGAAAGGCAAGGTGGAGCTTCGCCTGCAGGAAACGCCTCTCTACGACATCCTCCACTACGAGGATGCCAGGCGACAGCCACTTGCTCCAGGAGACAGGGTCCTGGCACCATGGGAGGCTAAAGCTGAGCGGTTTGGCCCAGGCACTGTGCTAAAGGTTATGGAGAACAAGGAGGCACACTCAG CACAAAATCGGCAGGGAGTGCTTGTCAGTTTCTGGAACGGGCAGACCAAAGAGGTGCCTCCTGACCGAGCCCTGCgcatccccctgcccctcagcGAGCGCATCATCCTGGAACTGCAGATGCCTCTGGCGGCCAGGCAGATGGTGGTGGAGTCCAGCTGGGATTACCCCTACGTCGTGACGCCGGGTTACAGACCTTCAGGGTGTCGCAGACAGGGTCACTCAGCTCTGGAGTGCTGGCCGAGGGGCCCGTGTTCAGCTCAGCCCTGTGCTACGTGCAGCTGTAGGTGCACCTCGCTTCCccgctgctgcctggcagcctgCGAACGCCCTCAGACCCCAGAGCACAAAGTGCAGCGAGAAGGTGGCTTCGTGCCAGAAGCAAGCTTTGCTAAAGAAGAGCTCAGCAAGAAAATAGAAGAGCAGCTGTCCGAAGTGAGGATTTCCTCTTCGGAAAGTGTTtccagagaggaagagaaaaaggaagagaagagattGAAGGCAGAAAATGCTCCAAAAGATGCTGTGTCTTGTTTGGAAGAGGACAAGGAGGTTTTAGATCCTAAGAAG AGTCCCCAGAGGGAGCCGGCTCACGTTACTATGGTTGATGCTGCTGTCAGCACGGACAGCTGGCTATTGGAGGCAGTCCGCAAGGAAGAAGCAGGCAGCAGACAGCAGGATGCTGAAACTGACActcattttaaacacaaacacG GCCTTTTTGAGCCCAGAGAGGCAGAAGCTCTAATCCAGCCTTCCCAAAGGAGCCATTCCCTGGGAAGCAGTGCTTTGGGTCCTTTCAGGCGACAGAGCTTCTTTGACCGAGTGAATCAATCACTGGAGAGAGACAGGCTGGCCATTGAGTCAGCTCTGCGTGTACAGAGGCCACACAGCACCTCCAGTGCGCGGGCTAGGAGATCCACAAACCTCCTGCATCTTCTAAAAGACAAAAGCATTACA aaatcaGTCCTTAACCGGGCATCTCAGGAGAGATGGAAAGAGATGGACCTCAACAGAGCCAAGATTGAGCACAAAAGGGGGCAACAGGAAGAAAGGCAGCAGAAGAGGCAacagcagcaagaggaagaagCTCTCCGACGCCAGCTACGCCGGAACAACCAGAG gCAGCGATTGCATCAGAGAATGTTGCAAGGGTTGGAGAAACAGCTGGAGCACGAAGAAAGACATTTGCAGCGCACCGCGTTGCTTCAAGCAGCGTGGTCAGAGAGGAGCAGGAAGGAATCCTTCTTGTCAGAGGAGGAGAACAGAAAG GATTTTCTGAAGAGCAGAATGCAGTCACAGCAGCAAATGCAGAAGCAAGACTCACAGGAGCAAGACAGGCAACAaaagcagcaccaggctgccaaAAGGAAAGTGTTCCAGAACAGACACCATTCACAGGAGAAGGCGCAAAAAGAAGACCAAAAGCACTGTGACCTTCAGCAGTACCTCAGGGAACAGAATCTTTTGATGCTCCGGGCATCACTGCTTGCATAA